From one Anopheles bellator chromosome 1, idAnoBellAS_SP24_06.2, whole genome shotgun sequence genomic stretch:
- the LOC131215302 gene encoding uncharacterized protein LOC131215302, whose product MNKVILLTFVVLCVASFIGYTAGAPGRKRDSSEESSERRVVERDRKQDRNSPAAGESNDGSKQPAVKEGEKRDKDSVPASGVGDRKTKRPRPPPRRRYKGKNRNRSSTTTSATSSAGSSTTTTPMPAGASSTTGAATRSVSSTTVAVSSPSTTTQSTTSSLKSTALPTAPSAVSTTASTTTTASGPSSTGAPKTSTGTSTSAPSFSTPSTTGATGSGPVSPNAISSSTLYPTFTTTRT is encoded by the coding sequence ATGAACAAAGTGATTCTGCTAACGTTTGTGGTGCTGTGTGTGGCCAGTTTCATCGGCTACACTGCGGGAGCCCCGGGACGAAAGCGTGATTCGTCGGAAGAGTCGAGCGAACGGCGAGTTGTGGAACGGGATCGGAAACAGGATCGTAATTCGCCGGCAGCAGGCGAGTCGAACGATGGTAGCAAACAACCGGCAGTGAAGGAGGGTGAAAAACGAGACAAGGACAGTGTGCCCGCTTCCGGTGTTGGTGACCGGAAGACAAAGCGTCCGCGACCTCCGCCGAGGAGGAGGTACAAGGGAAAGAACAGGAATCGATCGTCTACGACGACTAGCGCAACGTCTAGTGCCGGCTCTtcgacgaccacgacgccGATGCCAGCCGGTGCAAGTTCAACTACCGGAGCAGCCACGAGATCAGTTTCTTCGACCACCGTTGCTGTTTCTTCACCGTCGACGACAACCCAAAGTACTACGTCCAGCTTGAAGTCTACAGCACTGCCTACAGCACCGTCGGCTGTGTCTACAACGGCCAGCACCACTACAACGGCCAGCGGCCCTTCGTCGAccggcgcaccgaaaaccTCAACGGGAACATCCACCAGCGCTCCATCCTTTTCGACACCTTCCACTACCGGTGCTACGGGCAGTGGACCGGTTTCGCCCAACGCAATAAGCTCATCCACTCTGTATCCCACCTTCACGACCACTCGCACTTAA
- the LOC131206083 gene encoding BSD domain-containing protein 1-A-like: protein MADTRSATDEMVGSPDTTPISPGAKGKASPSGSTTTSSWWGSWIDTARSKSASVLEAVKNDLTELSTVVKSEATSASEALGRTLSLGEPDSTVGAMKKSFSSFLGQVTEALVPSLEDDEETEAILITADGTVTLTGFHKHLAELQARDDTYLDEPADELREKYKRWMEVVEQEQFTEPRLGKHLASSTILNDKYVTLVPNRVAHMEFWKRYLFKKALLEDAIANADMAERKAKAAAASAETVAPSKTIVQTAQPRRTIEEEEEPAEEEGQYPAADDIAWAEVPEFDATNIELSEEEQARLLEEYEQEIREREKSVSGSVGRLELVDESLLVQSDIEGTPQKTTPATSVSKPQKKDANAKGPQPKVGGKPEAANSNQQPTASKANTQKQQQQQKHQQGNKSSGGATGKSVNKSAPASGKKGSPAGQPSGGAKKDQLKIDKNHFTKEAEASSSNSDESWEKEFELE from the exons ATGGCAGACACCAGAAG TGCGACGGATGAAATGGTCGGATCGCCAGATACAACACCAATCAGTCCGGGCGCTAAGGGCAAAGCAAGCCCCAGTGGCAGCACAACAACATCCAGCTGGTGGGGCTCCTGGATCGATACGGCGCGCTCTAAG TCAGCATCGGTGCTGGAAGCGGTCAAAAATGATCTAACAGAATTGTCAACGGTCGTAAAGTCGGAAGCGACCAGCGCTTCCGAAGCGCTCGGTCGTACGCTCAGCCTGGGCGAACCGGACTCTACCGTCGGTGCGATGAAGAAAAGTTTCAGTAGTTTCCTGGGCCAGGTGACGGAGGCACTGGTACCGTCTCTGGAGGATgacgaagaaacggaagcgaTATTGATAACGGCGGACGGCACCGTAACACTAACCGGATTCCATAAACACCTGGCAGAGCTGCAGGCCCGAGACGACACGTACCTGGACGAACCGGCCGACGAACTACGCGAGAAGTACAAGCGCTGGATGGAGGTGGTGGAGCAAGAACAGTTTACCGAGCCGCGGCTGGGCAAGCATTTGGCCAGCAGTACGATACTGAACGACAAGTACGTGACGCTCGTACCGAACCGAGTGGCGCATATGGAGTTTTGGAAGAG GTATCTGTTCAAGAAAGCGCTGCTCGAGGACGCGATCGCTAACGCGGATATGGCCGAGCGGAAGGCGAAGGCGGCTGCTGCATCAGCGGAAACGGTGGCTCCGAGCAAAACGATCGTACAAACTGCGCAACCAAGACGCACGATCGAAGAGGAGGAAG AACCTGCGGAAGAAGAAGGACAATATCCGGCGGCGGATGATATTGCCTGGGCGGAAGTGCCTGAGTTTGATGCCACAAACATCGAGCTGTCGGAGGAGGAGCAGGCGCGACTGCTGGAGGAGTACGAGCAGGAGATCCGGGAACGTGAAAAGTCAGTGTCCGGCAGCGTAGGTCGGCTTGAGCTTGTCGACGAGTCGCTGCTAGTGCAGTCCGACATCGAGGGGACACCGCAGAAGACAACACCTGCCACTAGTGTGAGTAAGCCACAAAAGAAGGACGCCAACGCCAAGGGACCGCAGCCGAAGGTCGGTGgcaaaccggaagcagcaaacAGTAACCAACAGCCGACGGCCAGCAAAGCGAACACacagaagcagcaacagcagcagaagcaccAACAGGGAAACAAGTCGTCCGGCGGAGCAACGGGAAAGAGTGTAAATAAGAGCGCGCCTGCCAGCGGTAAAAAGGGCAGTCCGGCTGGGCAACCTTCGGGTGGAGCGAAGAAGGATCAGCTCAAGATCGACAAGAACCACTTCacgaaggaagcggaagcgtCCTCCTCGAACTCGGACGAAAGCTGGGAGAAGGAGTTTGAGCTCGAATGa
- the LOC131215303 gene encoding m7GpppN-mRNA hydrolase: protein MSLNISLAEIQATMVAAAKVKHSPHAATVKALPYAISTDILDDLASRFIINVPVEERENLIRICFQVELAHWFYLDFYCSENKQKCGIKQFAQQMFMHVPFLQPHCRQVDEVLENWKQYKVTVPTYGAILLTEDLKHVLLVQSFWAKSSWGFPKGKINENEEPLHCAIREVYEETGYDVTNLINPGEYIELVINYQFTRLYLVPGVPLTTVFAPKTRNEIKCCEWFPVDLLPVTKHVSIVKDNQNISGNSFFMILPFVKRLKKWVAESHGKGGKGNKSTGKGANHLQACNSPVFGRGESSGKQKIFFDNNIVGSSGGSGSKITANQQSLQQQAQRQRQRHKSMGEIDPQSGVTRVESAFGSPNNDGNRSQREMIDLYEDFTSIVDRSTSTATKKISRKENVNQFQQQSQQQQQQNGNQQFFKNSPNVAQVLQNDGNRPQREMMDLYEDFTSIVDGSTSATKKISRWRKRQDQSLAGSTGSAAAPSAPEPPVERPMKPQIKRKLFNYTPPTVDEMVESGKMNEKTEDPFLQFTKIDAWVDFKLDFSKFL from the exons ATGTCGCTCAATATATCGTTGGCGGAAATTCAAGCGACCATGGTTGCGGCGGCCAAGGTGAAACATTCACCGCACGCCGCAACGGTCAAGGCCCTACCGTACGCCATTTCCACCGACATACTGGATGATCTGGCCAGCCGCTTCATCATCAACGTGCCGGTGGAAGAGCGTGAAAACCTGATCCGTATCTGCTTCCAAGTCGAGCTAGCGCACTGGTTCTACCTGGACTTTTACTGCTCGGAGAACAAACAGAAGTGTGGCATCAAGCAGTTTGCCCAGCAGATGTTCATG CATGTTCCATTTTTACAACCGCATTGCAGACAGGTAGATGAGGTGCTGGAGAACTGGAAGCAGTACAAAGTCACCGTTCCGACTTACGGTGCGATACTGCTAACGGAGGATCTGAAACACGTTCTGTTGGTACAATCGTTCTGGGCGAAATCTTCGTGGGGCTTTCCGAAGGGTAAGATCAACGAGAATGAGGAGCCGCTTCACTGCGCTATTCGTGAGGTGTACGAAGAGACGGGATACGACGTAACAAATCTCATCAACCCCGGCGAATACATTGAGCTTGTGATAAACTACCAGTTTACGCGCCTGTACCTGGTGCCGGGTGTGCCCCTGACGACAGTGTTTGCACCGAAGACACGCAACGAAATCAAGTGCTGTGAGTGGTTCCCGGTTGATCTGCTTCCAGTGACGAAGCACGTAAGCATCGTGAAggacaatcaaaacatttccGGCAACTCTTTCTTCATGATCCTACCGTTTGTCAAACGGTTGAAGAAGTGGGTCGCCGAATCGCACGGCAAGGGTGGTAAGGGCAACAAGTCCACAGGCAAGGGGGCAAACCATTTGCAGGCATGCAATTCCCCCGTGTTCGGGCGTGGCGAGTCATCTGGCAAGCAGAAGATATTTTTCGACAACAACATTGTCGGCAGCAGTGGAGGCAGCGGTAGCAAGATTACAGCCAACCAGCAGTCTCTTCAGCAGCAAGCACAACGACAACGGCAGAGGCATAAATCGATGGGTGAAATTGATCCGCAATCTGGGGTCACTCGCGTTGAAAGCGCTTTTGGTTCACCAAAC AATGATGGAAATCGATCGCAACGTGAAATGATCGACCTTTACGAAGACTTcacgtcgatcgtcgatcggtcgacGTCGACAGCGACCAAAAAGATCTCCCGTAAAGAGAATGTAAATCAGTTTcagcagcaatcgcagcaacagcaacaacagaaTGGTAACCAGCAGTTTTTCAAAAATAGCCCGAATGTTGCTCAAGTGCTACAGAATGATGGAAACCGACCGCAGCGAGAGATGATGGACCTTTACGAAGACTTCACGTCGATCGTCGATGGATCAACTTCAGCGACCAAAAAGATCTCCCGCTGGCGGAAAAGGCAAGATCAATCGCTGGCGGGATCCACGggttcggcagcagcaccatcggccCCCGAGCCCCCTGTTGAACGGCCGATGAAGCCtcaaataaaaaggaaactttttaACTATACACCTCCTACGGTGGACGAAATGGTCGAGAGTGGCAAGATGAATGAGAAGACGGAAGATCCTTTTCTTCAGTTTACCAAGATCGACGCATGGGTTGACTTTAAACTGGACTTCAGTAAGTTTCTTTGA
- the LOC131215304 gene encoding keratin-associated protein 10-12-like has translation MCNPCCGPCDPCSPCYPCRPCKSRELRGGNLIMSCECLKRNGLQHDCPRWECQAKPCCLTKPEATCCPSLWARRYRFVTMGRKSKFECPALQTVSTAGGGCNPCPVGPCSTPCDPCCLPAVCSPAPSYNPCCVPVCDSSYPPVCKPICFENKTHIQNNDQEL, from the exons ATGTGTAATCCGTGTTGCGGCCCTTGCGATCCGTGCTCTCCCTGTTATCCTTGC AGACCGTGCAAAAGCCGTGAGCTGAGAGGAGGAAATCTAATCATGTCCTGCGAATGTCTGAAGAGGAACGGTTTGCAGCACGATTGTCCGCGATGGGAGTGTCAG GCAAAACCCTGTTGCCTCACCAAACCGGAAGCTACGTGCTGTCCATCGCTATGGGCGCGGCGCTATCGATTCGTGACGATGGGACGGAAGAGTAAGTTCGAGTGTCCGGCATTGCAAACAGTGTCgacggctggtggtggctgcaaTCCGTGTCCTGTCGGACCGTGCTCAACTCCATGCGATCCGTGCTGTTTGCCGGCCGTGTGCAGTCCAGCCCCATCTTACAACCCTTGTTGTGTTCCTGTGTGCGATTCAAGCTATCCGCCAGTTTGCAAACCAATCTGCT ttgaaaacaaaactcacatCCAGAACAATGATCAGGAGTTGTAA
- the LOC131206355 gene encoding potassium voltage-gated channel subfamily KQT member 4-like: MLSVVLSASATTTTTITMNRGEQEHLYRQSRNLRLQQQEAKAVQQQQPPFASGARHQQRHYSYGNIQQYISGSGGGGGGTAGSGSLMIARGLGSFTLETDQGGVGGSGASACDDLVLSVLKSPVKETTNLLPAAASNSNSRNISASPSAGSNGLGLGGGSSTQTPSPGGGACGAGGSSGGMISYRALQGSEDDLVDDIESAIETTELNANDSYRSLQPLQPGGGSGGGSSSPRALKFLRRFRPSKPARTFEPHHRRVPTPVRRKNRSRSRSRSTDILDGVGSVQGDLDDDVDLDVDDVNGLGPSVGDPLGAGGTIGVGAGGGTAGGNGNGGVGGKNLGVPNPYYPIALPIDQAFKAKYVFHHRRGKTVQERFYVFLEHPVGWLCFVYHFSVFLLVLVCLIFSVLSTIDEYSKFANETLFWMEICLVVFFGVEYLVRLWSAGCRSKYMGFCGRLRFIRKPICIIDLIVVVASMVVLSVGSNGQVFATSAIRGIRFLQILRMLHVDRQGGTWRLLGSVVFIHRQELITTLYIGFLGLIFSSYFVYLAEKDVLGPDGKADFASYADALWWGVITVTTIGYGDTVPQTWMGKIVASCFSVFAISFFALPAGILGSGFALKVQQKQRQKHFNRQIPAAAMLIQCLWRCYAADKSFHSDATWQIYVKSSDNGTGNGNSSTALPSQLGKVSAMFSGTLMVQVARRGASVLKRRKSRNRMEAPGVKPGAGAANAAATATGAPSQAVSAGGGASGTSGAGQASGTDGAQAVPNTPGPGPMSADLTKSESDGDVVFYMEEPRPAGTPQRTRRNDPNRGVFVSQNSSVTEAPSDEVEAEPEPDDEPEPARVTQLTEAHRNAIRAIRKIKYFVARRKFQQARKPYDVRDVIEQYSQGHLNMMVRIKELQRRLDQTLGKPGSYLAGIDRVGNIKPMTVGARLYRVEQQLSVMDKKLDQLTHAINSMTLQQKMILPPLAQQQQQQQQLLHHQQHALHSPATLGAIVQHQQLQQQHHQHLQHTPISPLQLPAAPSQVSSPSMAMKCLEDDV, encoded by the exons ATGTTGTCGGTCGTGCTGAGCGCtagcgccaccaccaccaccacgataACGATGAACAGAGGCGAGCAGGAGCATCTCTACCGCCAGTCACGCAATCtacggctgcagcagcaggaagcgaaggccgtacagcagcagcaaccaccatTCGCCAGCGGAGCtcgccaccagcagcgccactACTCCTACGGCAACATCCAACAGTACATaagtggcagcggcggcggcggcggcggcacggcCGGAAGTGGTTCGCTGATGATCGCCCGCGGCCTGGGATCGTTCACGTTGGAGACCGACCAGGGGGGAGTGGGTGGCTCCGGGGCGTCCGCCTGTGATGATCTGGTGCTGAGCGTGCTCAAGTCACCGGTGAAGGAGACGACGAacctgctgccggcggcggccagcaacagcaacagtcgCAACATTTCCGCCAGCCCCAGCGCCGGCAGCAATGGGCTCGGGTTGGGCGGTGGGTCGTCCACCCAAACGCCCAGCCCGGGGGGCGGTGCGTGCGGGGCCGGCGGTTCGTCCGGCGGCATGATTAGCTACCGGGCGCTCCAGGGATCGGAGGACGATCTGGTGGACGACATCGAGTCGGCGATCGAGACGACGGAACTGAACGCGAACGACTCGTACCGATCGCTGCAACCCCTTCAACCCGGAGGCGGCAGCGGTGGAGGTTCCTCTTCGCCCCGGGCCCTTAAGTTTCTGAGGCGCTTCCGGCCGAGCAAACCGGCGAGGACCTTCGAGCCGCACCATCGGCGGGTACCGACGCCGGTTAGGCGGAAGAACCGGAGccgatcccggtcccggtccacCGACATTCTGGACGGTGTGGGGTCCGTGCAGGGGGACCTCGATGATGACGTCGACCTGGACGTCGATGACGTGAACGGGCTGGGACCGTCGGTCGGGGATccgctcggtgccggcggaACAATCGGcgttggtgccggtggcgggaCGGCCGGCGGAAATGGCaacggtggcgtcggcggtAAGAACCTAGGCGTCCCGAACCCCTACTACCCGATCGCCCTGCCCATCGACCAGGCGTTCAAGGCCAAGTACGTGTTCCACCATCGGCGCGGCAAAACGGTCCAGGAGCGGTTCTACGTGTTCCTCGAGCATCCCGTCGGGTGGCTCTGTTTTGTGTACCACTTTTCTGT GTTTCTGCTCGTGCTGGTGTGTCTGATATTTAGCGTACTGTCGACGATAGACGAGTACAGTAAGTTCGCGAACGAGACCTTGTTCTGGATGGAGATCTGCCTGGTGGTGTTCTTCGGCGTCGAGTACCTGGTCCGGCTCTGGTCGGCCGGCTGCCGCTCGAAGTACATGGGCTTCTGCGGCCGGCTACGCTTCATCCGGAAGCCAATCTGTATCATAG ATCTAATCGTAGTGGTAGCGTCCATGGTTGTGCTGTCCGTCGGCTCAAATGGTCAGGTGTTTGCGACGAGCGCGATCCGGGGCATCCGGTTTCTGCAGATCCTGCGGATGCTGCACGTCGACCGGCAGGGTGGCACCTGGCGGCTTCTTGGGTCGGTGGTGTTCATCCACCGGCAG GAACTGATCACCACGCTGTACATCGGGTTTCTGGGGCTGATCTTCAGCTCGTACTTTGTGTATCTGGCCGAGAAGGACGTGCTCGGGCCGGACGGGAAGGCGGACTTTGCCAGCTACGCCGACGCGCTCTGGTGGGGCGTCATAACCGTGACGACGATCGGCTACGGGGACACCGTGCCGCAGACGTGGATGGGCAAGATCGTCGCCTCCTGCTTTAGTGTGTTCGCAATCTCGTTCTTCGCACTGCCGGCC GGTATCCTGGGGTCCGGATTCGCCTTAAAAGTACAACAGAAGCAACGGCAGAAGCACTTCAACCGCCAGATACCGGCCGCCGCGATGCTGATCCAGTGCCTGTGGCGCTGCTACGCCGCCGACAAGAGCTTCCACAGTGACGCCACCTGGCAGATCTACGTCAAGTCGAGCGacaacggcaccggcaacggcaacagcagcaccgcccTTCCCTCTCAGTTGGGCAAAGTGAGTGCGATGTTTAGCGGT ACCCTAATGGTGCAGGTGGCGCGGCGCGGAGCATCGGTGCTGAAACGGCGCAagtcccggaaccggatggaaGCCCCCGGAGTGAagcccggtgccggcgcaGCGAACGCGGCCgcgacggccaccggagcaccgAGCCAGGCAGTgtcggcgggcggcggcgctAGTGGCACTTCCGGGGCGGGCCAGGCGAGCGGCACGGACGGTGCCCAAGCGGTGCCCAAcactcccggcccgggcccgatgTCGGCGGACCTGACCAAAAGCGAATCGGATGGCGACGTCGTCTTCTACATGGAGGAACCGCGCCCCGCAG GAACGCCACAGCGAACGCGCCGTAACGATCCGAACCGGGGCGTGTTCGTGAGCCAGAACAGTTCCGTAACGGAAGCGCCAAGTGACGAGGTGGaggccgaaccggaaccggacgacgagccggaaccggcacgcGTCACACA ACTGACGGAAGCGCACCGGAACGCAATACGGGCGATCCGGAAAATCAAGTACTTCGTGGCGCGCCGCAAGTTCCAGCAGGCGCGCAAACCGTACGACGTGCGGGACGTGATCGAGCAGTACTCGCAGGGCCACCTCAACATGATGGTGCGCATCAAGGAGCTTCAGCGGCGGCTGGACCAAACGCTGGGCAAACCGGGGAGCTACCTGGCCGGCATCGATCGGGTCGGCAACATCAAGCCGATGACGGTCGGCGCCCGGTTATACCGGGTCGAGCAGCAACTATCTGTGATGGACAAAAAACTGGATCAATTAACGCACGCCATCAACTCGATGACGCTGCAGCAGAAGATGATATTACCGCCGCTcgcccagcaacagcagcagcaacagcaactgctgcaccaccagcagcatgcGCTACACTCACCCGCAACGCTCGGTGCGATCGTGCAGCAccaacagctgcagcagcagcaccaccaacacctgCAGCACACACCGATCTCCCCGCTGCAGCTGCCGGCCGCGCCCTCCCAAGTGTCCTcaccgtcgatggcgatgaagTGTCTCGAGGACGATGTATAA